TCCCGGCATTCGAGGGCCGCTGCATCCTCGCCGGCTTCGTTGCCCGCCCTCACCGTACCGCGACGGGTACGCCTCGGCCGGGCGCCTCGCCGGACGAGGCGCATCGACCCTCTCGGTGCACGGCCTCTTCAGGAACGGACCTCTGGATGCCGGGGGCCTCCGTTATCAAGCGCTCGCGACCTTGCGCCCGCTCGCTGCCGGTTCCGCTCGACGCGATTTCTTCCTTAGCGAAACAGGCCGCGTCGAGGACCCCCCGCATCGCCCTGTGCGCGGAATGGCGGCCTGCCCCGGCGCGGCGGCTGCGGTCTTCCCCCGTCTGCCCGCGAAACGGGGTCCCACGATCCGCCTAGTGCGCCGTCCCCCGGGGGTCAGGAGGTGGTTACGACCAGAAGGTGCGCCTCTCCCCGGTCGGGCGCGTTCTTCCAGCGGTAGGGCGTGTTCCCGCGGAAGTAGAGGCTGTCTCCCTGCTCGAGCCCAAGGGAGGTTCCGTCGATCTCCACTTCCACCGCGCCCTGGAGCACAAAGAAGAATTCGTCTCCCTGATGGTTGACGAAGTCCTCCCCGCTGTTCGCTCCGGGTTTGAGAATGCAGAGTTTCGGGTGGAAACGCCGGCCCCGGACCGCCGCCGCGAGGCTCAGGAATTCGCTGCCCGGGATGTCCGTCGCGAGCCTTTCCCGGTTCGCGGCGCGGGTCACGACATACTCGACCTCGTCCTCTCCGAGCAGGGAGGAAAGCGACTCGCCCAGAGCCCTTCCGATGGAGGCGAGGGTGTTCACGGTCGGGGACGAAACATTCCGCTCGATCGCGCTGATCGCGGTGGCGGACATGCCGCTCTTTTCCGAGACCTCCTGGAGCGTCAGGTTCTTCCTCTTCCGGATGCTCTTGATCCTCTTTCCGACGTCGATCGTTTCCACGGATCTCACCTCTCTTAGTATATCCATGATATCCCCGGGTCTGTCGCCCTGTAAACAGCTTCTCCAATAAAATGCATCTCGGTCGGGGATTTCGCTGACATCATTCATTCCTGCCAAGATTCCGGAATCCCGCTTTCCCGGGGGATATCGCTTGAATTACCGAATAGGGCTAACTAGAATCACAGGTTACGCATTCACCATTCGACTCCGGGGTACCCCGAGGGAGGCCACCATGCCAGCGACGTTGTTGCCCACCGAGAGTTACAGCATCACGATTCGCGTTGAGATCCAGAGCAAGCCCGGCATGCTCGGAAAGGTCACCACATCGATCGGAGATGCCGGGGGGGATATCGGCGCTGTGGACCTGAGCGGCGTGGGGAAAGGAACGGTCATGCGGGACATCACGGTCAGCACCCGGGGAGTGGAGAATGCCCAGGAGATCATCCGGGCGGTCCAGAAGGTCACGGGGGTGAAAATCATCAACGTATCCGACCGGACCTTCCTCAAGCATATCGGCGGGAAGATCGAGATCAGCGGCAAGATCTCCGTCAAGACCCGGGAGGACCTCTCCATGGCCTACACTCCCGGGGTGGCGCGCGTCTGCATGGCGATCGCGAAAGACGTCAAGAAGTCCCACACCTTGACGATCCGCAAGAACACCGTGGCCGTCGTCAGCGACGGGACCGCAGTGCTCGGACTGGGGGACATCGGGCCCGAGGCGGCGATGCCCGTCATGGAAGGGAAGGCGTTGATCTTCAAGGAGTTCGCCGGCGTGGATGCCTGGCCGATCTGCCTGGCCACGAAGGATACCGACGAGATCGTCCGGATCGTGAAGGCCCTCGCCCCCTCCTTCGGCGGGATCAACCTCGAGGACATCTCCGCTCCCCGGTGCTTCGAGATCGAGGAGCGGCTCAAGGCCGAGCTGGACATCCCCGTCTTCCACGACGACCAGCACGGGACGGCCGTCGTGGTCCTCGCCGCGCTGCTCAACTCCCTGAAGATCGTCAAGAAGCGGTTGGAGGAATTGAAGGTGGTGGTGGCCGGCGTCGGCGCCTCGGGCGTGGCGTGCAGCAAGATGCTGATGAACGCGGGGGTCCGCAACATCATCGGCGTGGATCGCATCGGCGCAATCTACAAGGGGCGCAAGCAGCATATGAACTTCATGAAGGAATGGTATGCCGAACACACCAACCCGTCGAACGAGAAAGGGAAGCTGTCGGACGTCATGGCAAGAGCGGACCTGTTCCTCGGGCTGTCCGGCCCGGGGCTTATCACGGTGGACGACCTGAAGAAGATGGCGAAGGACCCCATCGTCTTCGCGATGGCCAACCCGGTCCCCGAGATCCAGCCCGAGGATGCCGCTCCGTACGTCCGGATCATGGCGACGGGCCGTTCCGACTACCCGAACCAGA
This Candidatus Deferrimicrobiaceae bacterium DNA region includes the following protein-coding sequences:
- a CDS encoding cupin domain-containing protein — translated: MRSVETIDVGKRIKSIRKRKNLTLQEVSEKSGMSATAISAIERNVSSPTVNTLASIGRALGESLSSLLGEDEVEYVVTRAANRERLATDIPGSEFLSLAAAVRGRRFHPKLCILKPGANSGEDFVNHQGDEFFFVLQGAVEVEIDGTSLGLEQGDSLYFRGNTPYRWKNAPDRGEAHLLVVTTS
- a CDS encoding NAD-dependent malic enzyme, which codes for MPATLLPTESYSITIRVEIQSKPGMLGKVTTSIGDAGGDIGAVDLSGVGKGTVMRDITVSTRGVENAQEIIRAVQKVTGVKIINVSDRTFLKHIGGKIEISGKISVKTREDLSMAYTPGVARVCMAIAKDVKKSHTLTIRKNTVAVVSDGTAVLGLGDIGPEAAMPVMEGKALIFKEFAGVDAWPICLATKDTDEIVRIVKALAPSFGGINLEDISAPRCFEIEERLKAELDIPVFHDDQHGTAVVVLAALLNSLKIVKKRLEELKVVVAGVGASGVACSKMLMNAGVRNIIGVDRIGAIYKGRKQHMNFMKEWYAEHTNPSNEKGKLSDVMARADLFLGLSGPGLITVDDLKKMAKDPIVFAMANPVPEIQPEDAAPYVRIMATGRSDYPNQINNSLVFPGIFRGALDSRASCINEEMKLAAAHAIASCVGKDE